From Jiangella mangrovi:
TAGCACGATGGCCGGCGCGGTAGCGTCGAGCTCGAACGTCAGTGACGGCGTGCCGTGATCGCGCACCCGCAGCGCATTCGACTCGATGCTGTGCAGCAGGTCCATCACCCGCCGATTCTCCAGCCACACCTGATCGTCCAGGAACCGGCGGAGCTGGTCGGACAGGACGCGTACGGTCCCCTGGGTCTGCTCGCCGGCGTCGAGCCAGTCGTAGTGGATCCGCCGGATCCTCGGATCCCGCTCCTCGATCGCCGCCAGCTGCTGCACCCGATCGAGGAGGTCGGTCAGCTCCGCCTGTCGCTGCGGGGAGAGCAGGAAGTCATAGAACGCCTGGAAGCTGCGTCCCTGATCGGACTCGGTGATGGCGTCGCGATCGCCCAGGACGTCGTCGAGCAGACCGCCCTTCGAGCCACTCCACGCCGCGATGCGCTCCCGCAGATCGCGGTCGAGCCGGCGGAAGTTCGCCTCGACCTCACGGAAGTCGGACAGTAGCTCGCGCGCCGTGTCGGCGAACTGCTGGTACCGGTCGCGCTGCGCCGATGGATCGAGTACGGAGACGTCGCCGCGTTCGACCTGTGCGATCTCGAGATCTATCTCGTGCCGGCGCCGGTGCAGTTCGGCCAGGCGGACGTCGGGGTCTTCCTCGGCGCCGTAGACGATCTGGCGCAACAGGTCGAACAGAGTGTTCAGCCGCGACTCCGTACCGACGAACGAGCGAGACTCGAGTGAACGAAGCCACGACAGGGCCTTCTCCACTGCGGGAGTGGCGTCGAAGTGCGGCTCATCCGATCCAGCCGGATAGTACTTGCGCAACCAGCCGAGTTCAGGAGTGGACCAGTCGTTCAGGTACTCACGGGGGGATTTCGGGAACGTCCCTGCCCCTAGCCGGTCGTTGAGTGCGTAGAGCTCATCGTCGAGCTGGCTGATCAGCACGGTAGCTGAGACCGAACGCGCGTTGCCATCCACGAAGACCCGGTGCAGAAAACTGAGGACCAGCGGTGCGTTGCCGGCACGCAGCAGGCGCCATGCGGCGTCATGATCCCGGAGAAAGGTG
This genomic window contains:
- a CDS encoding DUF3375 family protein, with protein sequence MRYEDITFLRDHDAAWRLLRAGNAPLVLSFLHRVFVDGNARSVSATVLISQLDDELYALNDRLGAGTFPKSPREYLNDWSTPELGWLRKYYPAGSDEPHFDATPAVEKALSWLRSLESRSFVGTESRLNTLFDLLRQIVYGAEEDPDVRLAELHRRRHEIDLEIAQVERGDVSVLDPSAQRDRYQQFADTARELLSDFREVEANFRRLDRDLRERIAAWSGSKGGLLDDVLGDRDAITESDQGRSFQAFYDFLLSPQRQAELTDLLDRVQQLAAIEERDPRIRRIHYDWLDAGEQTQGTVRVLSDQLRRFLDDQVWLENRRVMDLLHSIESNALRVRDHGTPSLTFELDATAPAIVLPLERPLYAPAARTPIDSRVDAGDAEADPAALFEQVYVDRSLLASGVRRALQNRSQVGLAELVRTAPLEHGLAELIGYLSLSDDAFSVVFDEDAREQVSWHDDGGRERVAKLPRVTYVRPTGDDGGEQS